In Uranotaenia lowii strain MFRU-FL chromosome 2, ASM2978415v1, whole genome shotgun sequence, one genomic interval encodes:
- the LOC129745825 gene encoding valine-rich protein — MRMIIVPCCLALFVALVTCEGTAAEEKKVEDTEVEAKESQNVEKRGLYGSIGDFGHDFGGHDFGGHHHHEHHEHIKTVTIEKKVPVPYTVEKHVPYTVEKKVPYEVKVPIPQPYIVEKKVPVHVKEVVKYPVHVPAPYTVEKKVPYEVKYHVDKPYEVKVPVPAPYTVEKKVPYEVKVPVPVPYTVEKKVPYEVKYEVPVPKPYTVIKKVPYEVKVPVDKPYKVEVEKPYPVEVPKPYPVVVEKKVPYEVKVPVDKPYKVEVPKPYKVEVKVPVPSPYIVEKKVPYTVEKPVPYEVKVPIDKPYPVYKEVKVPVEKEVPYPVKVPVHVPVHVHKEEHHDHSFEHHYHH, encoded by the exons ATGCGAATG ATTATTGTTCCTTGTTGTCTTGCCCTATTTGTGGCACTCGTCACATGCGAGGGTACTGCTGCAGAGGAGAAGAAAGTAGAAGACACTGAAGTTGAGGCCAAGGAATCGCAGAATGTAGAGAAACGTGGACTATACGGTTCCATTGGCGATTTCGGGCACGATTTCGGAGGTCATGATTTCGGAGGCCACCACCATCATGAACACCATGAACACATCAAGACTGTAACCATCGAAAAGAAGGTCCCGGTTCCATACACCGTGGAGAAGCACGTTCCTTACACCGTGGAAAAGAAGGTACCTTATGAAGTCAAGGTCCCAATCCCACAACCCTACATCGTGGAGAAGAAGGTCCCGGTCCATGTTAAGGAAGTTGTTAAATACCCAGTCCATGTGCCAGCCCCTTACACCGTAGAAAAGAAGGTCCCCTATGAAGTGAAGTACCATGTCGACAAGCCTTATGAAGTCAAGGTCCCAGTCCCAGCTCCTTACACCGTCGAAAAGAAGGTTCCGTATGAAGTTAAGGTCCCAGTTCCAGTGCCGTACACCGTCGAAAAGAAGGTCCCATACGAAGTCAAGTACGAGGTTCCAGTACCAAAGCCATACACCGTCATCAAGAAGGTCCCATATGAAGTCAAGGTCCCAGTTGACAAGCCTTACAAGGTCGAAGTTGAGAAGCCATACCCAGTTGAGGTGCCCAAGCCATACCCAGTTGTGGTAGAGAAGAAGGTTCCATATGAAGTCAAGGTCCCAGTCGACAAACCATACAAGGTTGAGGTGCCCAAGCCATACAAGGTTGAAGTCAAGGTTCCAGTCCCATCTCCGTACATCGTTGAGAAGAAGGTTCCTTACACCGTCGAGAAGCCAGTCCCCTATGAGGTTAAGGTCCCAATTGACAAGCCGTACCCAGTCTACAAGGAAGTCAAGGTCCCAGTTGAGAAGGAGGTTCCATACCCAGTGAAGGTCCCAGTTCATGTACCAGTCCATGTGCACAAAGAAGAACATCATGATCATTCCTTTGAGCACCACTACCACCACTAA